In the Gorilla gorilla gorilla isolate KB3781 chromosome 10, NHGRI_mGorGor1-v2.1_pri, whole genome shotgun sequence genome, one interval contains:
- the LINC02909 gene encoding putative uncharacterized protein C12orf77 encodes MIPKLATPRDISLLVIKEASSRARNNIQILDPLDHIACLTNYTLTSCFSSNKVPTMPGSLPTGSKQGNVQTLDSIRWMPATPVPAPECHQKYAISTETAFPNLSTFMNMEKSVKGSNADFTKRNPRWRFLFGIYCSLHHAMTIFI; translated from the exons atg ATACCGAAACTGGCAACACCCAGAGACATTTCCCTCCTAGTCATAAAGGAAGCCAGTAGCAGAGCCAGAAATAATATTCAAATTCTGGATCCACTAGACCATATTGCCTGTCTGACAAATTATACTCTTACTTCCTGCTTCAG TTCTAATAAGGTACCCACAATGCCGGGTTCTCTGCCCACTGGGAGCAAACAAGGGAACGTGCAGACGCTGGACAGCATACGATGGATGCCTGCAACTCCTGTACCTGCCCCCGAATGCCACCAGAAATATGCCATCTCTACTGAAACAGCTTTTCCAAACCTGAGCacgtttatgaacatggaaaagagtGTAAAGGGGTcaaatgcagactttacaaaaagaaacCCAAGATGGAGATTCCTGTTCGGGATATACTGCAG cctACATCATGCTATGACAATTTTCATATAA